The following coding sequences lie in one Gouania willdenowi chromosome 5, fGouWil2.1, whole genome shotgun sequence genomic window:
- the hcfc1a gene encoding host cell factor 1a isoform X3, whose amino-acid sequence MSVPGSAVSGTTVSVLQPRWKRVLGWSGPVPRPRHGHRAVAIKELMVVFGGGNEGIVDELHVYNTATNQWFIPAVRGDIPPGCAAYGFVCDGTRLLVFGGMVEYGKYSNDLYELQASRWEWKKLKAKNPKNGPPPCPRLGHSFSLVGNKCYLFGGLANDSEDPKNNIPRYLNDLYTLELRAGSSVVGWDIPITYGVLPPPRESHTAVVYTEKISRKSRLIIYGGMSGCRLGDLWTLDIDTLTWHKPSVNGTAPLPRSLHSATTITNKMYVFGGWVPLVMDDVKVATHEKEWKCTNTLACLNLDSMCWETVLMDTLEDNIPRARAGHCAVAINSRLYVWSGRDGYRKAWNNQVCCKDLWYLETERPHAPARVQLVRANTNSLEVSWGAVSTADTYLLQLQKYDIPATPAAASPAMSATHSQPVNSPKSPMPAAAAPSAHSLTQAVLKVAAQQSATGASVVTVRPSQPGKSPVTVTSLPPGVRMVVPAQTTQGSPIGSSPQMSGMAALAAAAAATQKIPPPSSSAGTVLNVPAGATILKTVAVSPGSTTVKVASPVMVSNPATRMLKTAAAQVGTATVSSPATTTRPIITVHKSGAVTVAQQAQVVTTVVGGVTKTITLVKSPLTMGSSGTLQISNLGKMMSVVQTKPVQTSAVTGQASSNPLAQILQTKGPLPPGTILKLVTSADGKPTTIITTSQAGGTGNKPTILNISGVSPTTTKQGTTIIKTIPMSAIMTQPGATGVTSSAGMKTPITILTTKMMTPGTPGKIITAVPKLATAAGQQGLTQVVLKGAPGQPGTILRTVPMSTVGGVRLVTPVTVSAVKPTVTTLVVKGTTGVTTLGTVTGTVSSSLAGGTVDSSNASLVTPITTLGTIATLSSQVISPSAMTVSTAQTSLTSTSTLPSSTITVQNQPTQVTLITTPSGVEAQPVQDLPVSILASPTSEQPSSSEAGAAADGSATVTLVCSNPPCETHETVTTNTATTSSAPMGAGQVCSNPPCETHETGTTNTATTASSSMPALRVCSNPPCETHETGTTNTATTASSSMGGAPQVCSNPPRETQVTGTTTNTATQASSDVSATQTAAVQRVCSNPFCETHETGTTNTPSTASSSMGDQTSTASGTVQRVCSNPPCETHETGTTNTATTATCSMETGEDTATQQTEEGAEGTSSTEGATTTAATASVASVATAAVTTTTTSTQGRAITTVTQSTLAPGPSVPSISSITVGGSTAPGSTEEPMQTEEAASAEAAPEEGGAAPMETQSEGEAAAATALNLPAELMSESQGGTLMVTGLSDEELAVTAAAEAAAQAAATEEAQALAIQAVLQAAQQAVMSEASGESQQTTNIPIMLTQQELAALVQQQQQLQEAQAAAQQASVDASLPTEGLAPADSLNDPSVESNGHNELTATVSSAVASLLPRTTAETLAPSSTFALATTVASPAKMQAAAALAEVANGIEGEKRAPQPTPVKPVVKKENQWFDVGIVKVTNMVVTHFFVPGDDSHGDDDSGIVPDYSQMKKMELQPGTAYKFRVAGINACGRGAFSEISAFKTCLPGFPGAPCAIKISKSPDGAHLTWEPPSVTSGKIIEYSVYLAIQSNQTAEAKASTPAQLAFMRVYCGPNPSCLVQSSSLSNAHIDYTTKPAIIFRIAARNEKGYGPATQVRWLQESGKDAASAKQAPKRPGTSPDTKTTGPKKARTDQ is encoded by the exons ATGTCTGTCCCTGGCTCAGCGGTGTCTGGGACCACAGTGTCCGTTTTGCAGCCGCGATGGAAACGGGTCCTCGGGTGGTCCGGTCCCGTTCCCCGGCCCAGACACGGACACAGAGCCGTGGCTATAAAGGAGCTGATGGTGGTTTTCGGAGGAGGCAATGAAGGGATTGTGGATGAATTGCATGTATACAACACAG CGACAAACCAGTGGTTTATCCCTGCGGTGCGTGGTGACATCCCTCCTGGTTGCGCTGCATACGGTTTTGTCTGCGATGGCACCAGGTTGCTGGTGTTCGGTGGAATGGTGGAGTATGGAAAGTACAGCAACGATCTCTATGAACTACAA GCCAGCAGATGGGAATGGAAAAAGTTAAAAGCTAAAAACCCGAAGAATGGGCCTCCTCCCTGTCCACGACTCGGCCACAGCTTTTCACTGGTTGGCAACAAATGCTATTTGTTCGGTGGATTGGCCAATGACAGCGAAGAtccaaaaaacaacattccCAG ATATCTGAATGATCTGTACACACTAGAGCTGCGTGCAGGCTCCAGTGTCGTCGGATGGGATATTCCAATCACATACGGCGTTCTGCCTCCTCCCCGTGAGAGCCACACTGCCGTGGTCTACACAGAGAAGATCAGCCGCAAATCTCGCTTGATAATCTATGGAGGAATGAGCGGCTGTCGACTCGGAGATTTATGGACTCTCGATATCG ACACTCTAACATGGCACAAACCGTCAGTAAACGGCACTGCACCTCTACCCAGAAGTCTGCATTCTGCCACCACCATCACAAATAA GATGTATGTATTTGGAGGTTGGGTTCCTTTGGTGATGGATGACGTCAAAGTGGCCACACATGAGAAGGAATGGAAGTGCACAAACACGCTTGCTTGCTTAAATCTTG ACTCGATGTGTTGGGAAACCGTGCTGATGGATACTCTCGAAGACAACATCCCCAGAGCACGTGCCGGCCACTGTGCTGTCGCCATCAACTCTAGACTATATGTGTGGAGCGGCCGCGACGGTTACCGCAAAGCCTGGAACAACCAAGTCTGCTGTAAAGATCTGTGGTACCTGGAAACGG AGCGACCACACGCCCCTGCCAGAGTACAGTTAGTCCGTGCCAACACAAACTCCCTGGAAGTGAGCTGGGGAGCCGTTTCCACAGCTGACACCTACCTGCTGCAGCTACAAAAATACGACATCCCCGCGACCCCTGCAGCAGCCTCCCCAGCCATGAGCGCCACCCACTCCCAGCCCGTGAACTCCCCAAAGAGCCCCATGCCGGCTGCCGCAGCACCTTCTGCTCACAGCTTAACACAAGCAG TTTTAAAAGTTGCAGCTCAACAGTCGGCCACAGGTGCATCAGTGGTCACAGTCCGACCCAGTCAACCTGGAAAGTCTCCCGTCACCGTGACGTCCCTCCCCCCCGGGGTTCGAATGGTCGTGCCGGCCCAGACTACCCAAGGATCG CCGATTGGAAGCAGCCCACAGATGAGTGGCATGGCAGCTTTAGCCGCAGCAGCTGCAGCAACACAAAAGATTCCACCTCCATCATCGTCTGCAGGCACCGTTCTTAATGTTCCCGCTGGTGCCACCATTCTTAAAACTGTGGCCGTGTCTCCTGGGTCAACCACAGTGAAAGTAGCGTCGCCTGTCATG gTCAGTAACCCTGCCACCCGCATGCTGAAGACGGCTGCAGCTCAGGTTGGCACGGCAACAGTGTCTTCTCCAGCTACCACCACCAGACCAATCATCACTGTGCACAAGTCTGGTGCCGTCACAGTGGCTCAGCAGGCCCAGGTGGTGACCACAGTGGTAGGAGGGGTCACTAAGACCATAACCCTGGTCAAAAGTCCTCTTACCATGGGCAGCAGTGGCACACTg CAGATCTCCAACCTTGGCAAGATGATGTCTGTGGTACAAACCAAGCCAGTGCAAACATCAGCTGTCACAGGCCAGGCTTCATCCAATCCTCTCGCACAGATCCTACAG ACAAAGGGTCCCCTTCCTCCTGGAACCATCTTGAAGTTGGTGACATCAGCAGATGGAAAGCCCACAACCATAATCACCACCTCCCAGGCCGGAGGCACCGGAAACAAGCCCACCATTCTCAACATCAGCGGCGTATCTCCTACCACCACCAAGCAGGGCACCACCATCATCAAGACCATCCCCATGTCTGCCATCATGACCCAGCCTGGAGCCACAG GTGTGACAAGTAGTGCAGGCATGAAAACGCCGATTACAATCCTGACCACGAAGATGATGACTCCTGGAACGCCTGGTAAAATCATCACTGCGGTGCCCAAACTCGCCACGGCGGCCGGTCAACAGGGACTGACTCAG GTGGTGTTGAAGGGCGCTCCAGGTCAACCTGGCACAATTCTGCGCACGGTGCCAATGAGTACAGTGGGCGGAGTTCGTTTGGTTACACCAGTGACCGTGTCCGCGGTCAAGCCCACTGTTACCACTCTGGTTGTCAAGGGGACTACTG GCGTCACCACTCTGGGCACCGTCACTGGAACGGTATCAAGTAGTTTGGCTGGAGGCACCGTGGATAGCTCCAATGCTTCTTTGGTTACTCCCATCACCACACTGGGAACCATTGCTACACTGTCCAGCCAAGTCATCAGCCCGTCTGCTATGACTGTGTCCACCGCTCAGACCAGTCTGACATCTACCTCCACACTGCCTTCGTCCACGATTACAGTGCAG AACCAGCCGACCCAGGTGACTCTCATCACGACTCCCAGTGGTGTAGAGGCCCAGCCTGTGCAGGATCTCCCCGTGTCCATACTGGCTTCTCCAACCTCTGAGCAGCCCAGTTCCTCTGAAGCAGGTGCAGCTGCAGATGGTTCTGCAACAGTTACTCTGGTTTGCTCGAATCCACCGTGTGAAACCCATGAGACGGTAACCACCAACACAGCCACCACCTCCTCTGCTCCAATGGGAGCCGGACAGGTTTGCTCAAACCCGCCCTGTGAGACCCACGAGACGGGAACCACCAACACGGCCACGACGGCGTCCTCAAGCATGCCTGCGCTGCGCGTGTGCTCCAACCCACCGTGCGAGACCCACGAAACAGGGACTACCAACACGGCCACCACAGCTTCGTCCAGCATGGGCGGAGCCCCACAGGTGTGCTCCAACCCTCCTCGTGAAACCCAGGTAACAggcaccaccaccaacacagcCACCCAGGCCTCCTCAGACGTAAGCGCCACCCAGACTGCAGCCGTGCAGAGGGTGTGCTCCAATCCTTTTTGCGAGACCCACGAGACGGGAACCACCAACACTCCGTCCACCGCCTCCTCCAGCATGGGCGACCAGACCAGCACGGCAAGCGGCACAGTCCAACGGGTCTGCTCCAACCCCCCTTGTGAAACCCACGAGACCGGAACCACCAACACAGCCACCACTGCCACGTGCAGTATGGAGACGGGCGAAGACACAG CGACCCAGCAAACAGAGGAAGGAGCAGAAGGCACCAGCAGCACAGAAGGAGCCACTACTACTGCTGCAACAGCTAGCGTAGCTAGCGTAGCCACTGCCGCtgtcaccaccaccaccacctccacacAGGGCAGAGCCATCACCACTGTCACCCAGTCTACTCTGGCTCCTGGCCCGTCCGTACca TCAATTTCATCGATCACGGTGGGAGGGAGCACTGCTCCTGGTTCCACTGAGGAACCGATGCAAACTGAAGAAGCAGCGTCAGCAGAGGCTGCGCCTGAGGAGGGGGGAGCAGCCCCAATGGAAACGCAATCAGAG GGggaagcagcagcagcgacGGCCTTAAACCTGCCGGCTGAGCTGATGTCTGAGAGCCAGGGGGGCACGCTAATGGTGACAGGGCTCTCTGACGAGGAGCTGGCTGTGACTGCAGCGGCTGAGGCTGCAGCTCAAGCAGCAGCGACTGAGGAAGCCCAGGCTCTGGCCATCCAGGCTGTCCTCCAGGCAGCTCAGCAGGCTGTAATGA GTGAAGCTTCAGGAGAGAGCCAGCAAACCACCAACATCCCCATCATGCTAACCCAGCAAGAACTGGCAGCACTGgtccaacagcagcagcagctacagGAAGCTCAGGCAGCAGCCCAGCAGGCCTCAGTGGACGCCAGTTTACCCACCGAGGGTCTGGCGCCGGCCGATAGCCTCAACGACCCGTCTGTAGAAAGCAACGGACACAACGAACTGACAGCCACGGTCAGCAGTGCTGTGGCATCACTACTTCCACGCACAACAGCAGAGA CTCTTGCTCCATCGAGCACATTTGCGCTGGCGACAACGGTCGCAAGTCCAGCAAAGATGCAAGCAGCAGCCGCTCTTGCAGAAGTAGCCAACGGCATCGAGGGAGAG AAACGAGCTCCTCAGCCGACTCCGGTGAAACCTGTAGTAAAGAAAGAGAACCAGTGGTTTGATGTTGGTATCGTAAAAGTGACCAACATGGTGGTCACTCACTTCTTTGTGCCAGGAGACGATTCTCATGGAGAC GATGATTCTGGGATCGTTCCAGACTACAGTCAGATGAAGAAGATGGAGCTGCAGCCTGGAACCGCGTACAAGTTCAGGGTAGCCGGAATCAACGCTTGTGGCCGCGGAGCTTTTTCAGAAATATCCGCTTTCAAAACATGCCTACCAGGATTCCCTGGTGCCCCGTGTGCCATCAAAATAAGCAAG AGCCCGGACGGTGCCCACCTCACCTGGGAGCCCCCCTCTGTGACGTCGGGGAAGATCATCGAGTATTCTGTGTACTTGGCCATCCAGAGCAATCAGACAGCAGAGGCCAAGGCCTCCACCCCGGCACAGCTGGCCTTCATGCGCGTGTACTGTGGACCCAACCCCTCGTGTTTGGTGCAGTCCTCCAGCCTTTCCAACGCCCACATCGACTACACCACCAAGCCCGCCATCATCTTCCGCATTGCTGCTCGCAATGAGAAGGGCTACGGCCCCGCCACCCAAGTCCGATGGCTGCAGG AATCTGGCAAAGATGCTGCATCTGCAAAACAAGCCCCCAAAAGGCCGGGAACCTCTCCTGATAC TAAGACTACTGGTCCAAAGAAAGCAAGGACGGACCAGTGA
- the hcfc1a gene encoding host cell factor 1a isoform X2 produces the protein MSVPGSAVSGTTVSVLQPRWKRVLGWSGPVPRPRHGHRAVAIKELMVVFGGGNEGIVDELHVYNTATNQWFIPAVRGDIPPGCAAYGFVCDGTRLLVFGGMVEYGKYSNDLYELQASRWEWKKLKAKNPKNGPPPCPRLGHSFSLVGNKCYLFGGLANDSEDPKNNIPRYLNDLYTLELRAGSSVVGWDIPITYGVLPPPRESHTAVVYTEKISRKSRLIIYGGMSGCRLGDLWTLDIDTLTWHKPSVNGTAPLPRSLHSATTITNKMYVFGGWVPLVMDDVKVATHEKEWKCTNTLACLNLDSMCWETVLMDTLEDNIPRARAGHCAVAINSRLYVWSGRDGYRKAWNNQVCCKDLWYLETERPHAPARVQLVRANTNSLEVSWGAVSTADTYLLQLQKYDIPATPAAASPAMSATHSQPVNSPKSPMPAAAAPSAHSLTQAAVLKVAAQQSATGASVVTVRPSQPGKSPVTVTSLPPGVRMVVPAQTTQGSPIGSSPQMSGMAALAAAAAATQKIPPPSSSAGTVLNVPAGATILKTVAVSPGSTTVKVASPVMVSNPATRMLKTAAAQVGTATVSSPATTTRPIITVHKSGAVTVAQQAQVVTTVVGGVTKTITLVKSPLTMGSSGTLISNLGKMMSVVQTKPVQTSAVTGQASSNPLAQILQTKGPLPPGTILKLVTSADGKPTTIITTSQAGGTGNKPTILNISGVSPTTTKQGTTIIKTIPMSAIMTQPGATGVTSSAGMKTPITILTTKMMTPGTPGKIITAVPKLATAAGQQGLTQVVLKGAPGQPGTILRTVPMSTVGGVRLVTPVTVSAVKPTVTTLVVKGTTGVTTLGTVTGTVSSSLAGGTVDSSNASLVTPITTLGTIATLSSQVISPSAMTVSTAQTSLTSTSTLPSSTITVQNQPTQVTLITTPSGVEAQPVQDLPVSILASPTSEQPSSSEAGAAADGSATVTLVCSNPPCETHETVTTNTATTSSAPMGAGQVCSNPPCETHETGTTNTATTASSSMPALRVCSNPPCETHETGTTNTATTASSSMGGAPQVCSNPPRETQVTGTTTNTATQASSDVSATQTAAVQRVCSNPFCETHETGTTNTPSTASSSMGDQTSTASGTVQRVCSNPPCETHETGTTNTATTATCSMETGEDTATQQTEEGAEGTSSTEGATTTAATASVASVATAAVTTTTTSTQGRAITTVTQSTLAPGPSVPSISSITVGGSTAPGSTEEPMQTEEAASAEAAPEEGGAAPMETQSEGEAAAATALNLPAELMSESQGGTLMVTGLSDEELAVTAAAEAAAQAAATEEAQALAIQAVLQAAQQAVMSEASGESQQTTNIPIMLTQQELAALVQQQQQLQEAQAAAQQASVDASLPTEGLAPADSLNDPSVESNGHNELTATVSSAVASLLPRTTAETLAPSSTFALATTVASPAKMQAAAALAEVANGIEGEKRAPQPTPVKPVVKKENQWFDVGIVKVTNMVVTHFFVPGDDSHGDDDSGIVPDYSQMKKMELQPGTAYKFRVAGINACGRGAFSEISAFKTCLPGFPGAPCAIKISKSPDGAHLTWEPPSVTSGKIIEYSVYLAIQSNQTAEAKASTPAQLAFMRVYCGPNPSCLVQSSSLSNAHIDYTTKPAIIFRIAARNEKGYGPATQVRWLQESGKDAASAKQAPKRPGTSPDTKTTGPKKARTDQ, from the exons ATGTCTGTCCCTGGCTCAGCGGTGTCTGGGACCACAGTGTCCGTTTTGCAGCCGCGATGGAAACGGGTCCTCGGGTGGTCCGGTCCCGTTCCCCGGCCCAGACACGGACACAGAGCCGTGGCTATAAAGGAGCTGATGGTGGTTTTCGGAGGAGGCAATGAAGGGATTGTGGATGAATTGCATGTATACAACACAG CGACAAACCAGTGGTTTATCCCTGCGGTGCGTGGTGACATCCCTCCTGGTTGCGCTGCATACGGTTTTGTCTGCGATGGCACCAGGTTGCTGGTGTTCGGTGGAATGGTGGAGTATGGAAAGTACAGCAACGATCTCTATGAACTACAA GCCAGCAGATGGGAATGGAAAAAGTTAAAAGCTAAAAACCCGAAGAATGGGCCTCCTCCCTGTCCACGACTCGGCCACAGCTTTTCACTGGTTGGCAACAAATGCTATTTGTTCGGTGGATTGGCCAATGACAGCGAAGAtccaaaaaacaacattccCAG ATATCTGAATGATCTGTACACACTAGAGCTGCGTGCAGGCTCCAGTGTCGTCGGATGGGATATTCCAATCACATACGGCGTTCTGCCTCCTCCCCGTGAGAGCCACACTGCCGTGGTCTACACAGAGAAGATCAGCCGCAAATCTCGCTTGATAATCTATGGAGGAATGAGCGGCTGTCGACTCGGAGATTTATGGACTCTCGATATCG ACACTCTAACATGGCACAAACCGTCAGTAAACGGCACTGCACCTCTACCCAGAAGTCTGCATTCTGCCACCACCATCACAAATAA GATGTATGTATTTGGAGGTTGGGTTCCTTTGGTGATGGATGACGTCAAAGTGGCCACACATGAGAAGGAATGGAAGTGCACAAACACGCTTGCTTGCTTAAATCTTG ACTCGATGTGTTGGGAAACCGTGCTGATGGATACTCTCGAAGACAACATCCCCAGAGCACGTGCCGGCCACTGTGCTGTCGCCATCAACTCTAGACTATATGTGTGGAGCGGCCGCGACGGTTACCGCAAAGCCTGGAACAACCAAGTCTGCTGTAAAGATCTGTGGTACCTGGAAACGG AGCGACCACACGCCCCTGCCAGAGTACAGTTAGTCCGTGCCAACACAAACTCCCTGGAAGTGAGCTGGGGAGCCGTTTCCACAGCTGACACCTACCTGCTGCAGCTACAAAAATACGACATCCCCGCGACCCCTGCAGCAGCCTCCCCAGCCATGAGCGCCACCCACTCCCAGCCCGTGAACTCCCCAAAGAGCCCCATGCCGGCTGCCGCAGCACCTTCTGCTCACAGCTTAACACAAGCAG CAGTTTTAAAAGTTGCAGCTCAACAGTCGGCCACAGGTGCATCAGTGGTCACAGTCCGACCCAGTCAACCTGGAAAGTCTCCCGTCACCGTGACGTCCCTCCCCCCCGGGGTTCGAATGGTCGTGCCGGCCCAGACTACCCAAGGATCG CCGATTGGAAGCAGCCCACAGATGAGTGGCATGGCAGCTTTAGCCGCAGCAGCTGCAGCAACACAAAAGATTCCACCTCCATCATCGTCTGCAGGCACCGTTCTTAATGTTCCCGCTGGTGCCACCATTCTTAAAACTGTGGCCGTGTCTCCTGGGTCAACCACAGTGAAAGTAGCGTCGCCTGTCATG gTCAGTAACCCTGCCACCCGCATGCTGAAGACGGCTGCAGCTCAGGTTGGCACGGCAACAGTGTCTTCTCCAGCTACCACCACCAGACCAATCATCACTGTGCACAAGTCTGGTGCCGTCACAGTGGCTCAGCAGGCCCAGGTGGTGACCACAGTGGTAGGAGGGGTCACTAAGACCATAACCCTGGTCAAAAGTCCTCTTACCATGGGCAGCAGTGGCACACTg ATCTCCAACCTTGGCAAGATGATGTCTGTGGTACAAACCAAGCCAGTGCAAACATCAGCTGTCACAGGCCAGGCTTCATCCAATCCTCTCGCACAGATCCTACAG ACAAAGGGTCCCCTTCCTCCTGGAACCATCTTGAAGTTGGTGACATCAGCAGATGGAAAGCCCACAACCATAATCACCACCTCCCAGGCCGGAGGCACCGGAAACAAGCCCACCATTCTCAACATCAGCGGCGTATCTCCTACCACCACCAAGCAGGGCACCACCATCATCAAGACCATCCCCATGTCTGCCATCATGACCCAGCCTGGAGCCACAG GTGTGACAAGTAGTGCAGGCATGAAAACGCCGATTACAATCCTGACCACGAAGATGATGACTCCTGGAACGCCTGGTAAAATCATCACTGCGGTGCCCAAACTCGCCACGGCGGCCGGTCAACAGGGACTGACTCAG GTGGTGTTGAAGGGCGCTCCAGGTCAACCTGGCACAATTCTGCGCACGGTGCCAATGAGTACAGTGGGCGGAGTTCGTTTGGTTACACCAGTGACCGTGTCCGCGGTCAAGCCCACTGTTACCACTCTGGTTGTCAAGGGGACTACTG GCGTCACCACTCTGGGCACCGTCACTGGAACGGTATCAAGTAGTTTGGCTGGAGGCACCGTGGATAGCTCCAATGCTTCTTTGGTTACTCCCATCACCACACTGGGAACCATTGCTACACTGTCCAGCCAAGTCATCAGCCCGTCTGCTATGACTGTGTCCACCGCTCAGACCAGTCTGACATCTACCTCCACACTGCCTTCGTCCACGATTACAGTGCAG AACCAGCCGACCCAGGTGACTCTCATCACGACTCCCAGTGGTGTAGAGGCCCAGCCTGTGCAGGATCTCCCCGTGTCCATACTGGCTTCTCCAACCTCTGAGCAGCCCAGTTCCTCTGAAGCAGGTGCAGCTGCAGATGGTTCTGCAACAGTTACTCTGGTTTGCTCGAATCCACCGTGTGAAACCCATGAGACGGTAACCACCAACACAGCCACCACCTCCTCTGCTCCAATGGGAGCCGGACAGGTTTGCTCAAACCCGCCCTGTGAGACCCACGAGACGGGAACCACCAACACGGCCACGACGGCGTCCTCAAGCATGCCTGCGCTGCGCGTGTGCTCCAACCCACCGTGCGAGACCCACGAAACAGGGACTACCAACACGGCCACCACAGCTTCGTCCAGCATGGGCGGAGCCCCACAGGTGTGCTCCAACCCTCCTCGTGAAACCCAGGTAACAggcaccaccaccaacacagcCACCCAGGCCTCCTCAGACGTAAGCGCCACCCAGACTGCAGCCGTGCAGAGGGTGTGCTCCAATCCTTTTTGCGAGACCCACGAGACGGGAACCACCAACACTCCGTCCACCGCCTCCTCCAGCATGGGCGACCAGACCAGCACGGCAAGCGGCACAGTCCAACGGGTCTGCTCCAACCCCCCTTGTGAAACCCACGAGACCGGAACCACCAACACAGCCACCACTGCCACGTGCAGTATGGAGACGGGCGAAGACACAG CGACCCAGCAAACAGAGGAAGGAGCAGAAGGCACCAGCAGCACAGAAGGAGCCACTACTACTGCTGCAACAGCTAGCGTAGCTAGCGTAGCCACTGCCGCtgtcaccaccaccaccacctccacacAGGGCAGAGCCATCACCACTGTCACCCAGTCTACTCTGGCTCCTGGCCCGTCCGTACca TCAATTTCATCGATCACGGTGGGAGGGAGCACTGCTCCTGGTTCCACTGAGGAACCGATGCAAACTGAAGAAGCAGCGTCAGCAGAGGCTGCGCCTGAGGAGGGGGGAGCAGCCCCAATGGAAACGCAATCAGAG GGggaagcagcagcagcgacGGCCTTAAACCTGCCGGCTGAGCTGATGTCTGAGAGCCAGGGGGGCACGCTAATGGTGACAGGGCTCTCTGACGAGGAGCTGGCTGTGACTGCAGCGGCTGAGGCTGCAGCTCAAGCAGCAGCGACTGAGGAAGCCCAGGCTCTGGCCATCCAGGCTGTCCTCCAGGCAGCTCAGCAGGCTGTAATGA GTGAAGCTTCAGGAGAGAGCCAGCAAACCACCAACATCCCCATCATGCTAACCCAGCAAGAACTGGCAGCACTGgtccaacagcagcagcagctacagGAAGCTCAGGCAGCAGCCCAGCAGGCCTCAGTGGACGCCAGTTTACCCACCGAGGGTCTGGCGCCGGCCGATAGCCTCAACGACCCGTCTGTAGAAAGCAACGGACACAACGAACTGACAGCCACGGTCAGCAGTGCTGTGGCATCACTACTTCCACGCACAACAGCAGAGA CTCTTGCTCCATCGAGCACATTTGCGCTGGCGACAACGGTCGCAAGTCCAGCAAAGATGCAAGCAGCAGCCGCTCTTGCAGAAGTAGCCAACGGCATCGAGGGAGAG AAACGAGCTCCTCAGCCGACTCCGGTGAAACCTGTAGTAAAGAAAGAGAACCAGTGGTTTGATGTTGGTATCGTAAAAGTGACCAACATGGTGGTCACTCACTTCTTTGTGCCAGGAGACGATTCTCATGGAGAC GATGATTCTGGGATCGTTCCAGACTACAGTCAGATGAAGAAGATGGAGCTGCAGCCTGGAACCGCGTACAAGTTCAGGGTAGCCGGAATCAACGCTTGTGGCCGCGGAGCTTTTTCAGAAATATCCGCTTTCAAAACATGCCTACCAGGATTCCCTGGTGCCCCGTGTGCCATCAAAATAAGCAAG AGCCCGGACGGTGCCCACCTCACCTGGGAGCCCCCCTCTGTGACGTCGGGGAAGATCATCGAGTATTCTGTGTACTTGGCCATCCAGAGCAATCAGACAGCAGAGGCCAAGGCCTCCACCCCGGCACAGCTGGCCTTCATGCGCGTGTACTGTGGACCCAACCCCTCGTGTTTGGTGCAGTCCTCCAGCCTTTCCAACGCCCACATCGACTACACCACCAAGCCCGCCATCATCTTCCGCATTGCTGCTCGCAATGAGAAGGGCTACGGCCCCGCCACCCAAGTCCGATGGCTGCAGG AATCTGGCAAAGATGCTGCATCTGCAAAACAAGCCCCCAAAAGGCCGGGAACCTCTCCTGATAC TAAGACTACTGGTCCAAAGAAAGCAAGGACGGACCAGTGA